One Proteinivorax tanatarense DNA segment encodes these proteins:
- the trxB gene encoding thioredoxin-disulfide reductase, whose protein sequence is MEKVYDMTIIGAGPGGLAAGIYGSRSKLSTLVIEKGKVGGQAATTEEMENYPGFFGKTTGPELTAKMEEHAKLFGTEFVKDQVENIIDEGFAKRIKTKNGDEYLTKTIVISTGAEPRVLGVKGEGALRGKGVSYCATCDADFFEDLDVVVVGNGDSAIEEALFLTKFAAKVTVIVIHDEGVLDATPVIAERAFKNPKIEFVWNSVLEEIKGDGIVEGVSVKNLKTKEISELEANGVFIYVGTVPKTDFLKDVIKLDDRGYIITNEMMETSKDGIYAVGDVRQKFLRQVVTAAADGAIAATSAEKYIAEEEMFKEEVLEADKPVVVYFWSPGNEESLDLMAELEKEIDTDKYKLVKIDTYRNMRISRRYEISEIPSLIIFKDGNPSLTLKDNVTKEKVSESLSKF, encoded by the coding sequence ATGGAAAAAGTATATGACATGACTATTATAGGTGCTGGGCCAGGAGGTTTAGCTGCAGGAATTTATGGCTCGCGTTCTAAGCTTTCAACACTAGTTATCGAAAAAGGCAAAGTAGGTGGGCAAGCAGCAACTACAGAAGAGATGGAGAACTACCCTGGATTTTTTGGTAAGACAACTGGGCCAGAATTAACAGCGAAGATGGAAGAGCATGCAAAGCTTTTTGGAACAGAGTTTGTTAAAGATCAGGTAGAAAATATTATAGATGAAGGCTTTGCGAAGAGAATTAAAACCAAAAATGGTGACGAGTACCTTACTAAAACTATTGTGATTTCCACAGGTGCTGAGCCTAGAGTCCTTGGGGTTAAAGGTGAAGGAGCTTTAAGAGGAAAAGGAGTTTCTTATTGTGCAACTTGTGATGCAGACTTTTTTGAGGATTTAGATGTAGTAGTAGTAGGAAATGGTGATTCTGCCATCGAAGAGGCTCTCTTTTTAACGAAGTTTGCAGCTAAGGTCACAGTTATCGTAATACATGATGAAGGTGTTTTAGATGCTACACCTGTAATTGCAGAAAGAGCTTTTAAAAACCCTAAAATTGAATTTGTTTGGAACAGCGTGCTAGAAGAAATAAAAGGTGATGGAATAGTTGAGGGAGTAAGTGTTAAAAACTTAAAAACAAAGGAAATTTCCGAATTAGAAGCTAATGGTGTATTTATATATGTAGGAACTGTTCCTAAAACAGACTTTTTAAAAGACGTGATTAAGCTTGATGATAGAGGTTATATTATTACTAATGAGATGATGGAAACGTCAAAAGACGGAATTTATGCAGTGGGTGATGTAAGACAGAAGTTTTTACGTCAGGTAGTTACCGCTGCGGCTGATGGAGCTATCGCAGCTACCTCTGCAGAAAAATATATTGCTGAAGAAGAAATGTTTAAAGAAGAAGTGTTAGAGGCTGATAAACCGGTAGTAGTGTACTTCTGGAGCCCTGGAAATGAAGAAAGCTTAGATTTAATGGCTGAGCTTGAAAAAGAGATAGATACAGACAAATACAAGCTAGTAAAAATTGACACTTATAGAAATATGAGAATATCCCGCCGTTATGAAATTTCGGAAATACCATCACTAATTATTTTTAAAGATGGCAATCCGAGTTTAACTTTAAAAGACAATGTTACAAAAGAGAAAGTAAGCGAAAGCTTAAGCAAATTTTAA
- a CDS encoding GrdX family protein: MEKIIITNNSKVNDFFVKECDKENVNLKFVDSLPEVLLTARDKIHEGYKLVNHPLASSIKPYKNLFKTVVVTQSDKNLDYFSLSVMEAAINKSKDFEKDVFITPQIEEDYKLIDLEMFKGCLK; the protein is encoded by the coding sequence ATGGAAAAGATAATAATAACAAATAATAGCAAGGTGAATGATTTTTTTGTCAAAGAATGTGATAAAGAAAATGTGAACTTAAAATTTGTTGACTCTCTGCCGGAAGTGTTGCTTACAGCCCGTGACAAAATACATGAGGGGTACAAGCTTGTAAATCACCCACTAGCCAGCAGCATAAAGCCATATAAAAACTTATTTAAAACCGTGGTTGTAACACAAAGTGATAAAAATTTAGATTACTTTTCATTATCTGTGATGGAGGCGGCTATTAACAAAAGTAAGGATTTTGAAAAAGATGTTTTTATAACTCCCCAAATAGAGGAAGACTATAAACTAATTGATTTAGAAATGTTTAAGGGGTGTTTAAAATAA
- a CDS encoding serine hydrolase domain-containing protein, which yields MDWKSFEKYVKEIMEEENIAGVAIGVSKHGKTIYKKGFGVSNKQTKDPVDSGTIFGIASITKSFTALAIMQLQQEGKLSVDDPVIKYLPEFKLCGVEDMSGIKIHHLLSHTTGCPPMKRRQELNKLKEHLKYLANEQCKILGRPGDYLSYCNDTFLLLGAIIERVTGKLYRRHITEAILDPLKMYRSTFSLEEVEKYENVSVPYNYNSKEKQLEKQSWPVLGNYEVGGGIRSCIDDLLNYGEVYVQDSVIIDRKSISKMYQPVYKIDKDSFYGYALKSTINYNGVTLVEHGGGQPGVSSNFGFIPEEEAVIAVLTNVGGVSAGKIWMAVVNTMLGLPLEYNQRKEPYPYYNLTPRELEVLTGKYKSAEGQGLTITIKEGKPIAKIGEKIYELRASTKDTLVLKQKERPIKFYLDKEGKPWAVLLGMRMLHKENK from the coding sequence AGGAAAACATAGCTGGGGTTGCTATAGGTGTTTCTAAGCATGGCAAAACCATCTACAAAAAAGGGTTTGGCGTTAGCAATAAACAAACAAAAGATCCGGTGGACAGCGGAACCATTTTTGGCATTGCCTCTATTACAAAGTCATTTACAGCCCTTGCGATTATGCAGCTACAACAAGAAGGTAAGTTGTCAGTGGATGATCCAGTTATTAAGTATCTACCTGAGTTTAAACTATGTGGAGTTGAGGATATGAGTGGCATAAAAATACATCACCTGCTATCACATACAACAGGATGTCCACCGATGAAGCGGAGACAAGAGCTTAATAAGCTAAAAGAGCACTTAAAATACCTTGCAAATGAACAGTGCAAAATTTTAGGTAGACCGGGTGATTATTTAAGTTATTGTAACGACACATTTTTATTGTTAGGGGCCATAATAGAGCGAGTAACAGGAAAGTTATATCGTCGTCATATAACCGAAGCTATTTTAGACCCTTTAAAAATGTATCGCTCCACCTTTAGCCTAGAAGAAGTAGAAAAATATGAAAATGTTTCGGTACCGTACAACTATAACAGCAAGGAAAAACAGCTAGAAAAACAATCATGGCCTGTGCTAGGCAACTATGAGGTTGGGGGAGGAATTCGCTCCTGTATAGATGATTTACTCAATTATGGAGAAGTTTATGTTCAGGATAGTGTTATTATAGATAGAAAAAGCATATCAAAGATGTACCAGCCTGTTTATAAAATTGACAAGGATAGCTTTTACGGATACGCCTTAAAATCAACAATTAACTATAATGGTGTGACCTTGGTTGAACATGGAGGAGGACAACCTGGGGTTTCCTCTAATTTTGGTTTTATCCCTGAAGAAGAAGCTGTGATTGCAGTACTTACGAATGTAGGTGGTGTTTCTGCAGGCAAAATTTGGATGGCAGTGGTAAACACAATGCTAGGGTTACCACTTGAGTATAATCAGCGGAAAGAACCTTACCCTTACTATAACCTCACTCCTAGAGAGCTAGAGGTTTTAACGGGAAAATATAAATCAGCTGAAGGACAAGGATTAACAATTACAATAAAAGAAGGAAAACCAATAGCTAAAATAGGTGAAAAAATATATGAGTTAAGAGCAAGCACAAAGGACACTTTGGTGCTAAAACAAAAAGAGCGTCCAATTAAGTTTTACTTGGACAAAGAAGGAAAACCGTGGGCGGTGCTGCTGGGCATGAGGATGCTCCATAAAGAGAATAAGTAG